Proteins from one Planctomycetota bacterium genomic window:
- a CDS encoding UMP kinase translates to MKNTKYKRVVLKLSGESFCPEKGHGIDIPQVNLLAKELISVVPLVQLAIVVGGGNIVRGGEFEKQGVNIATADYMGMVATLVNALALQDTMEKNGVPTRLLTAIPMQAVAEPFIRRRAIRHLEKGRVIILAAGTGNPHFTTDTAAVLRATEINADAIFKATKVDGVYSDDPFKNPKAKKYDRLSYMEVIKQRLKVMDSTAITLCMERGIPIIVFNFNKRGNIKRAIQGERIGTVIS, encoded by the coding sequence GTGAAAAACACCAAATATAAAAGGGTTGTTCTTAAACTCAGCGGTGAGAGTTTCTGTCCTGAAAAAGGGCACGGTATAGACATTCCCCAGGTAAATTTATTAGCCAAGGAATTAATTTCTGTCGTGCCGCTGGTCCAACTGGCCATAGTTGTAGGTGGCGGTAATATCGTCCGGGGCGGCGAGTTTGAAAAGCAGGGCGTCAATATCGCCACGGCTGATTATATGGGCATGGTGGCCACATTGGTCAACGCCCTGGCGCTCCAGGATACCATGGAAAAGAACGGCGTGCCGACCCGGCTCTTAACCGCCATTCCGATGCAGGCCGTGGCCGAGCCGTTTATCAGGCGCCGGGCCATCAGGCATCTGGAGAAAGGCCGGGTCATTATCCTGGCCGCTGGCACGGGCAACCCGCATTTTACTACCGACACGGCCGCAGTCCTGCGTGCTACGGAAATAAACGCCGATGCGATCTTTAAGGCCACCAAGGTTGATGGCGTGTATTCCGATGATCCATTCAAGAATCCCAAGGCAAAGAAATACGACCGTCTGAGTTATATGGAGGTCATTAAGCAGCGTCTGAAGGTGATGGATTCCACGGCCATTACGCTGTGCATGGAGCGGGGAATTCCTATTATTGTGTTTAATTTCAACAAGCGCGGCAATATAAAGCGGGCGATTCAGGGCGAACGAATCGGGACGGTGATTTCATAG
- the frr gene encoding ribosome recycling factor, whose translation MSHPICSDAEQKMQKAMEVMANEFRGIRTGRASPALVDNIKVEYYGSPTPLKQIANISVPEPRMIIIKPYDQSSLGAIEKAIMTSDTGINPNNDGKLIRLNLPPLSEERRKQLSKVARDNAEKTKVAVRNIRRDGIKLVEDEEKKKTITEDAKFKLKDELQKLTEKFEKQVDETVTKKTAEIMEI comes from the coding sequence ATGAGCCATCCTATTTGCAGCGATGCCGAACAGAAGATGCAGAAGGCCATGGAGGTAATGGCCAATGAATTTAGAGGAATCAGGACCGGCCGGGCCTCGCCGGCCCTGGTGGATAATATCAAGGTGGAATATTACGGTTCACCCACGCCCCTGAAGCAGATTGCCAACATCTCGGTACCGGAGCCGCGGATGATTATTATCAAGCCCTATGACCAATCCTCGCTCGGGGCGATAGAAAAGGCGATAATGACCTCGGATACGGGAATTAATCCCAATAATGACGGCAAACTTATCAGGTTGAACCTTCCACCCTTAAGCGAAGAGCGGCGCAAGCAGCTCAGCAAGGTGGCTCGGGATAACGCTGAAAAGACCAAAGTAGCGGTTCGTAATATCAGGCGCGATGGTATTAAACTGGTCGAGGATGAGGAAAAGAAGAAGACCATTACCGAGGATGCCAAATTCAAACTCAAGGATGAACTGCAGAAACTGACCGAGAAATTTGAGAAACAGGTTGACGAGACCGTGACCAAGAAAACCGCCGAGATAATGGAAATATGA
- a CDS encoding GIY-YIG nuclease family protein produces MYYIYLLYSRKSDKFYIGYTSNLRKRLEEHNTGKSTATKFGMPYELIYYEAYRAQKDAKEREHNLKYYGQSITRLKERITESVKNAKCVRGDTVETSPGRGGYRTDEGRGSGRKYRAG; encoded by the coding sequence ATGTATTATATTTACTTGCTTTACAGCAGAAAGAGTGATAAATTTTACATCGGTTATACCTCTAATTTAAGGAAGCGACTTGAAGAACATAATACAGGTAAGTCGACAGCCACAAAATTTGGAATGCCATATGAGTTGATTTATTATGAAGCATACAGAGCCCAAAAAGACGCTAAAGAACGGGAACATAATCTAAAATATTATGGGCAATCCATTACGAGATTAAAAGAACGGATAACAGAAAGTGTCAAGAATGCAAAGTGTGTGCGGGGTGATACAGTTGAAACAAGCCCGGGCCGGGGTGGTTACCGAACAGATGAAGGCCGTGGCTCAGGCAGAAAATATCGCGCCGGCTGA
- the thiC gene encoding phosphomethylpyrimidine synthase ThiC: MIQLKQARAGVVTEQMKAVAQAENIAPAELCNLIKAGRVVLLSNKLRWSDRKNLPQRVICGVGKHLRTKVNANLGTSTDFADVKDEIKKLKIASDAGADAVMDLSTAGDIGNIRRKLLAKSTIAFGTVPIYEAASYLLGRRVKMNIRQAIQELTADDMFRAIENHCQDGVDFITVHCGVTRQVVADLEKDGRVGGMVSRGGSILAEWMKIHQQENPLYEQFDRLLEISREYDVVLSLGDGLRPGAIADAFDRAQVGELMVLAELAKRSRAADVQVMIEGPGHVPLNQIQAQVQLQKSLCDGAPFYVLGPLVIDSAPGYDHITSAIGAAIAGWAGADFICYVTPSEHLGLPQPSDVKDGVIAARIAAQAADIAKGNASAWQHNKAFSQFRRQCDWAKQVAHSIDPVKSAQYRARRKTKSKTACSMCGEICVYSINKK; the protein is encoded by the coding sequence GTGATACAGTTGAAACAAGCCCGGGCCGGGGTGGTTACCGAACAGATGAAGGCCGTGGCTCAGGCAGAAAATATCGCGCCGGCTGAGTTGTGTAACCTGATTAAGGCCGGGCGCGTGGTGCTCCTTTCCAACAAGTTGCGCTGGTCAGACCGCAAGAACCTGCCCCAGCGGGTCATCTGCGGGGTGGGCAAGCATCTGCGCACTAAGGTCAATGCCAATCTGGGCACCTCGACCGACTTTGCCGACGTCAAGGACGAAATAAAGAAACTCAAGATTGCCTCTGATGCCGGGGCCGATGCGGTGATGGATTTATCCACGGCCGGCGATATCGGCAATATCCGCCGTAAACTATTAGCCAAATCGACCATCGCTTTCGGCACCGTGCCGATTTACGAAGCTGCGTCTTATCTGCTCGGCCGGCGGGTTAAAATGAATATCCGCCAGGCTATCCAGGAACTGACTGCCGATGATATGTTCCGGGCGATTGAAAACCACTGCCAAGACGGCGTGGATTTTATCACGGTGCATTGCGGTGTCACCCGCCAGGTGGTGGCTGATTTGGAAAAAGACGGACGGGTAGGCGGCATGGTCAGTCGGGGCGGTTCTATCCTGGCTGAATGGATGAAAATCCACCAGCAGGAGAATCCGCTCTATGAGCAGTTTGATCGTTTATTGGAGATTTCCCGCGAATACGATGTGGTTCTGAGTTTAGGCGACGGCCTCAGGCCCGGCGCGATTGCCGATGCCTTTGACCGGGCTCAGGTAGGGGAGTTGATGGTGCTGGCGGAATTAGCCAAGCGCTCGCGGGCCGCCGATGTTCAGGTGATGATTGAAGGGCCGGGACACGTGCCCTTAAACCAGATTCAGGCCCAGGTGCAGCTCCAGAAATCGCTCTGCGATGGGGCGCCGTTTTATGTGCTGGGCCCGCTGGTGATTGATTCGGCGCCCGGATATGACCATATTACCTCAGCCATCGGCGCGGCCATAGCCGGTTGGGCCGGGGCTGATTTTATCTGCTATGTCACGCCCAGCGAACATCTGGGACTGCCCCAGCCAAGCGATGTCAAGGACGGCGTGATTGCGGCCCGGATTGCCGCCCAGGCCGCGGATATTGCCAAGGGTAATGCCTCTGCCTGGCAGCATAATAAGGCGTTTTCCCAATTCCGTCGGCAGTGCGACTGGGCCAAACAGGTTGCTCATTCCATTGATCCGGTGAAGTCGGCCCAATACCGGGCGCGGCGCAAGACTAAATCCAAAACCGCCTGCTCAATGTGCGGCGAGATTTGCGTGTATAGTATAAATAAGAAATAA
- a CDS encoding adenylosuccinate synthase, which translates to MIKFIVGLQWGDEGKGKIVDYLSSLSDFVVRYQGGGNAGHTVVKGTRKFVLHLVPSGILHRGVKCVIGNGVVFDPIQFIKEVKGLQAKRIKIDRNIFISGQAHLVMPYHKVLDQLSERQLGKNKIGTTGLGIGPCYSDKYARTGIRVNDLFNKPLFMERLKENLNLKNKLFQAMGIKPLSVSKIYSEYLDYARFIKPFVTDTRRLLLDAIKAKRNILIEGAQGTMLDIDFGTYPFVTSSNSSLAGVSSGTGIPLANKRIETIGILKAYTTRVGEGPFPAENTGTLGEVLRTLGGEFGATTGRPRRCGWLDLVVARTAIELNAVSYIAMTKLDVLSHLAFLKVVVGYRYKNKMLTHFPVDISILEGCQPVYETLPGWSEDISGIRKYRDLPENARKYIGFIEKKLGVPIKMVSVGAEEKQIIHKK; encoded by the coding sequence ATGATTAAATTTATTGTCGGTCTGCAATGGGGCGACGAGGGCAAGGGTAAGATTGTGGATTATCTCTCTTCGCTCTCGGATTTTGTGGTCAGGTATCAGGGCGGCGGCAATGCCGGTCATACTGTGGTCAAGGGTACCAGGAAATTTGTGCTCCATCTGGTGCCGTCCGGCATACTGCACCGCGGGGTGAAATGCGTTATCGGCAATGGCGTGGTCTTTGACCCTATTCAGTTCATTAAGGAGGTCAAGGGACTGCAGGCCAAGCGTATCAAGATAGACCGTAATATCTTTATCAGCGGCCAGGCGCATCTGGTCATGCCGTATCATAAGGTGCTGGACCAGTTATCCGAGCGCCAATTGGGGAAAAATAAGATTGGCACGACCGGACTGGGCATCGGGCCGTGCTACTCCGATAAATACGCCCGGACCGGCATCCGGGTGAATGACCTGTTTAACAAACCGTTATTTATGGAGCGGCTCAAGGAGAATCTCAATCTCAAGAACAAACTCTTTCAGGCAATGGGCATCAAGCCGCTTTCGGTCTCAAAGATATATTCCGAATATCTCGACTATGCCCGGTTTATCAAGCCGTTTGTCACGGACACGCGCAGATTGCTCCTGGATGCCATAAAGGCCAAGCGTAATATTCTTATAGAAGGCGCGCAGGGCACGATGCTGGATATTGACTTCGGCACCTATCCGTTCGTGACTTCTTCCAATTCCTCGCTGGCCGGGGTTTCGTCCGGCACCGGTATTCCGCTGGCCAATAAGCGCATTGAAACCATCGGGATTCTCAAGGCATACACCACCCGGGTGGGCGAAGGTCCGTTCCCGGCTGAGAATACCGGTACCCTGGGCGAGGTCTTGAGAACATTGGGCGGTGAATTCGGAGCCACGACCGGCCGGCCGCGCCGGTGCGGCTGGCTGGACCTGGTCGTGGCCCGCACGGCCATTGAACTTAATGCGGTCAGTTATATTGCCATGACCAAACTGGATGTCCTTTCGCATCTGGCGTTTCTCAAGGTGGTGGTCGGTTATAGATACAAGAACAAGATGCTGACCCATTTCCCGGTTGATATCTCAATACTGGAAGGGTGCCAACCGGTCTATGAGACCCTGCCGGGTTGGTCTGAGGATATATCCGGCATCAGGAAATACCGTGACCTGCCAGAGAATGCCCGGAAATACATCGGGTTTATTGAGAAGAAATTGGGCGTGCCGATAAAGATGGTCTCGGTCGGGGCTGAAGAGAAACAGATAATACATAAAAAGTAG
- a CDS encoding isoprenyl transferase: protein MNLPNHIAIIMDGNGRWAKERGLSRVKGHEKGAQVVNEIVRAAAKTGIKRLTLYAFSSENWKRPRYEISFLMRLLNRYLIQEEPEIMSNNIRFAAIGRTTDFPKKTQGLIKQITDKSRSNTGLTLCLALNYGSRSEIVDAVKKICELSRDRDREQGVDLKTINEETIKKYFYDPDMADPDLLIRTGGEYRLSNFLLYQMAYTEFYITPTYWPDFTVEHFHKAIEEFNQRERRFGGI, encoded by the coding sequence ATGAATTTACCTAATCACATCGCGATAATAATGGACGGGAACGGCCGCTGGGCCAAGGAGCGTGGTTTGTCGCGGGTCAAGGGCCACGAAAAGGGCGCTCAGGTGGTCAACGAGATTGTCCGCGCGGCGGCCAAGACCGGCATCAAGCGCCTGACCCTCTACGCATTCTCCAGCGAGAACTGGAAACGGCCCAGATACGAAATCTCATTCCTGATGCGGCTTCTTAACCGCTATCTTATCCAGGAAGAGCCGGAGATAATGTCCAATAATATCAGGTTTGCCGCGATTGGTCGGACTACTGACTTCCCCAAAAAGACCCAGGGCCTGATTAAGCAGATAACGGACAAGAGCCGTTCTAATACCGGGCTGACCCTGTGCCTGGCGCTGAATTACGGAAGCCGGTCTGAGATTGTTGATGCGGTAAAGAAGATATGCGAACTCAGCAGAGACCGCGACCGCGAACAGGGCGTTGACCTCAAGACCATAAACGAAGAAACTATAAAGAAATATTTCTATGACCCGGATATGGCTGACCCGGACCTGTTAATCAGGACCGGGGGCGAATACCGCCTGAGCAATTTCCTGTTATACCAGATGGCATATACGGAGTTTTATATCACGCCGACATACTGGCCGGACTTCACAGTAGAACACTTCCATAAAGCGATAGAGGAATTCAACCAGCGCGAACGCCGCTTCGGCGGGATATAA
- a CDS encoding putative Ig domain-containing protein translates to MKHLIKLSVFILLCIIVLTGYGGVCDSLLNKDSGSSANKAPTLLSPGNKSVNEGQLLTFTLSVTDPVSNTIAYSMAGTPTGTTLNATTGEFNWTPDYTQANNYPITFTATSNLLSDSQSITITVNNVPDLKVVSITGGAATTLATRITEVSRITPDSTKVVYLDNFTRVTYTGDLKVVSITGGAAITLAVGITYVVRITPDSTKVVYLDNFSQATYTGDLKVVAITGGVATTLATGVMSDVRITPDSTKVVYRDNYNSFNGIGDLKVVSITGGAATSLATGALSDWRITPDSTKVVYRDNYDSATYTGDLKVVAITGGVATTLATGIISLDWQITDNSTKIVYREGSYPPYNLKVVSITGGAATTLATGVTGYSWQITPDSTKVVYRDNYDPFHGANYDQFKEISDVKVVSITGGTAITLATGVWEYDWLITPDSTKVVYIENFDPVISGIGDLKVVSITGGAATSLATGVTSDLRIAPDSTKVVYMDGFYPSYNLKVVSITGGAATILDTGLSTWGWQITDDSTKVVYLW, encoded by the coding sequence ATGAAACACCTAATAAAACTATCCGTATTCATCCTGTTGTGCATAATCGTGCTCACCGGCTACGGCGGAGTATGTGATTCGCTTCTTAATAAAGATTCCGGCAGCAGCGCCAACAAGGCGCCGACTCTGCTATCGCCCGGGAATAAAAGCGTCAACGAAGGTCAGTTGCTGACATTTACCTTATCAGTCACAGACCCTGTTAGCAATACCATCGCCTATTCAATGGCAGGCACACCTACCGGAACGACCTTAAATGCGACTACCGGGGAATTTAACTGGACGCCTGATTATACTCAAGCAAACAATTATCCGATTACATTTACCGCAACTTCTAATCTGTTATCGGATTCTCAAAGTATCACTATAACAGTCAATAATGTTCCTGATTTGAAGGTGGTATCCATCACCGGCGGAGCTGCTACTACGCTGGCTACTCGTATTACAGAGGTATCTCGGATTACTCCTGACTCCACCAAGGTCGTCTATCTGGATAATTTTACCAGGGTGACCTACACCGGCGATTTGAAGGTGGTATCCATAACCGGCGGCGCTGCTATTACACTGGCTGTTGGTATTACATATGTGGTGCGGATTACCCCTGACTCCACAAAGGTCGTCTATCTGGATAATTTTAGTCAGGCGACCTACACCGGTGATTTGAAGGTGGTAGCCATCACCGGCGGCGTTGCTACTACACTGGCTACTGGTGTTATGTCTGATGTGCGGATTACCCCTGACTCTACAAAAGTGGTTTATAGGGATAATTATAACTCGTTTAATGGAATCGGCGATTTGAAGGTGGTATCCATCACCGGCGGCGCTGCTACTTCACTGGCTACTGGTGCTCTGTCGGATTGGCGGATTACTCCTGACTCCACCAAGGTCGTCTATAGGGATAATTATGACTCGGCGACCTACACCGGTGATTTGAAGGTGGTAGCCATCACCGGCGGCGTTGCTACTACACTGGCTACTGGTATTATTTCATTGGACTGGCAGATTACCGATAACTCTACCAAGATTGTCTATAGGGAAGGTTCTTATCCTCCTTATAATTTGAAGGTGGTATCCATCACCGGCGGCGCCGCTACTACACTGGCTACTGGTGTTACGGGATATAGCTGGCAGATTACTCCTGACTCCACAAAGGTCGTCTATAGGGATAATTATGACCCGTTTCATGGGGCTAATTATGACCAGTTTAAAGAAATCAGCGATGTGAAGGTGGTATCCATAACCGGTGGCACGGCTATTACACTGGCTACCGGGGTTTGGGAATATGACTGGTTGATTACTCCTGACTCTACAAAAGTCGTCTATATCGAGAATTTCGACCCGGTTATTAGCGGAATCGGTGATTTGAAGGTGGTATCCATCACCGGCGGCGCTGCTACTTCACTGGCTACTGGGGTTACGTCGGATTTGCGGATTGCTCCTGACTCTACAAAGGTCGTCTATATGGATGGTTTTTATCCTTCTTATAATTTGAAGGTGGTATCCATAACCGGCGGCGCTGCTACTATACTGGATACCGGTCTCAGTACCTGGGGCTGGCAGATTACTGATGACTCTACAAAGGTCGTCTATCTGTGGTAA
- the recJ gene encoding single-stranded-DNA-specific exonuclease RecJ, producing the protein MQKKWLIKETPEADSIRYLAGSLNISETIARILAQRNIIDVAQAKLFLNPNINNLRPPNLIPGLSAAHKRIEQALRNNENILIYGDYDVDGVTSVALFKRFFRLLGREVDFYIPHRLIEGYGISKEALDEIAWKKVNLIITVDCGISNVEEIAYAKQLGMDVIVTDHHEIPDKLPDCIIVNPKLDPKNPDSYFLSGVGVAFKVVWSLMDTFSQAKKDSRLFHEFVMDTMALVAMGTVADVVPMTGENRVLCSYGLEALQHTKIEGVRALIKQTGLTKGTIRAEDISFRLGPRLNAAGRMGDSLSSFKLLTSYSSEEIEQLVAKLELNNKERQKIEGKITAEASRIVRETYDLDSNYCIVLANDKWHSGVLGIVASKLAEEFYRPAILISTENGVGKGSGRSIPCFHLYDALCTCRELLLSVGGHEYAAGLQIEHRHIPELTAKLNEYAKHHLKTEDRTPSISIDTVLDFSDINRKLLSEIKMIAPFGEGNEEPVFCSHNLQVAGTPKLIGSTLKHLTFHVKGKNRTYRVIAYNKSSYISFLDQNKNKPFSLAYVLKLNVWQGQESIELEFVDIKASG; encoded by the coding sequence ATGCAAAAGAAATGGCTCATCAAGGAAACGCCCGAGGCCGACTCCATCCGCTACCTGGCCGGCTCGCTCAATATCTCCGAGACCATCGCCCGGATCCTGGCCCAGCGCAATATCATTGACGTCGCCCAGGCAAAACTATTCCTGAATCCCAATATAAATAATCTCCGCCCGCCTAATTTGATACCCGGTTTGTCCGCCGCCCATAAGCGTATCGAGCAGGCCCTGCGTAATAATGAAAATATCCTCATCTACGGCGACTATGACGTGGATGGCGTCACCTCAGTCGCGCTCTTCAAGCGCTTCTTCCGGCTCCTGGGCCGGGAGGTGGATTTTTATATCCCACACCGGCTGATTGAGGGCTACGGCATCTCCAAGGAAGCCCTTGACGAAATCGCATGGAAAAAGGTCAATCTGATTATCACGGTTGACTGCGGCATCTCCAATGTCGAAGAAATCGCCTACGCCAAACAACTCGGAATGGACGTGATTGTCACCGACCATCACGAAATACCCGATAAACTCCCCGACTGCATCATTGTCAACCCCAAGTTAGACCCCAAAAATCCCGACTCCTATTTCCTGTCCGGCGTAGGCGTAGCATTTAAGGTGGTCTGGTCCCTGATGGACACCTTTTCGCAGGCCAAAAAGGACAGCCGGCTGTTCCACGAATTCGTAATGGACACCATGGCGCTGGTGGCCATGGGCACCGTGGCCGACGTCGTGCCGATGACCGGCGAGAACCGGGTCCTCTGCTCCTACGGGCTGGAGGCGCTCCAGCACACCAAGATAGAAGGCGTCCGGGCGCTGATTAAGCAGACCGGCCTGACCAAAGGAACTATCCGCGCCGAAGACATCTCATTCCGCTTAGGGCCGCGACTCAATGCGGCCGGCCGGATGGGCGATTCACTGAGCAGTTTCAAACTCCTGACCTCTTATTCCTCAGAAGAGATAGAACAACTGGTCGCCAAACTGGAACTCAACAACAAGGAACGCCAGAAGATAGAAGGCAAAATCACGGCCGAGGCGTCCCGGATTGTCCGCGAGACCTACGACCTGGACAGCAATTACTGCATCGTCCTGGCCAATGACAAATGGCATTCCGGCGTGCTGGGCATTGTCGCCTCCAAACTGGCTGAGGAATTCTACCGGCCGGCCATCCTGATTTCCACGGAAAACGGGGTGGGCAAAGGTTCGGGCCGTTCCATCCCCTGCTTCCATCTCTATGACGCCCTGTGCACCTGCCGCGAACTGCTGCTATCCGTAGGCGGGCATGAATACGCGGCCGGACTCCAGATAGAACACAGGCACATCCCGGAACTCACGGCCAAACTCAACGAATACGCTAAACATCACCTCAAGACCGAAGACCGGACGCCCTCAATAAGCATAGACACAGTTCTGGACTTCAGCGACATCAACCGCAAACTCCTGTCCGAGATAAAGATGATAGCCCCGTTCGGCGAGGGCAATGAAGAGCCGGTCTTCTGCTCGCACAATCTCCAGGTGGCCGGCACGCCCAAACTCATCGGCAGCACCCTCAAACACCTGACCTTCCATGTCAAAGGGAAGAACCGGACCTACCGGGTCATTGCCTACAACAAAAGCTCCTATATCTCATTCCTGGACCAGAACAAGAACAAACCCTTCTCGCTGGCCTATGTCCTCAAACTCAACGTCTGGCAGGGCCAGGAAAGTATTGAACTGGAATTTGTGGATATCAAGGCATCCGGTTAA
- a CDS encoding CinA family protein, translated as MLSSQRNRKPRLGGAQGGTLSNGVTPHRLVSLLSKKGLTLAIAESCTGGLICHKLTAIPCVSEVFKEGIICYSNTSKIKRLGVKPGIIEKYGAVSPEVCRLMAQNVTKSEKSDLGISVTGIAGPAKRSPDEYRCPEGGTPAQPVGLVYIGVNIKGKITVHKYNFMGSRKNIQEKAARTALQLLEKNILS; from the coding sequence ATGCTATCGTCGCAACGAAATAGAAAACCCCGCTTAGGTGGCGCCCAAGGCGGCACCCTCTCTAATGGGGTGACTCCACACCGACTCGTCTCGTTATTGAGTAAAAAGGGCTTAACCCTGGCAATAGCTGAATCCTGCACCGGCGGGCTGATTTGCCACAAACTCACGGCCATTCCCTGCGTCTCTGAGGTATTCAAAGAAGGAATCATCTGTTATAGTAATACATCTAAAATAAAGCGTCTCGGCGTCAAACCAGGCATCATAGAAAAATACGGTGCGGTCAGCCCCGAGGTCTGCCGGCTGATGGCACAAAACGTTACTAAATCAGAAAAGTCCGATTTGGGAATATCTGTTACCGGCATTGCCGGCCCAGCAAAGCGGAGTCCCGATGAATATCGGTGCCCTGAAGGCGGAACTCCAGCCCAGCCCGTTGGCCTGGTTTATATCGGCGTCAATATCAAAGGCAAAATAACCGTCCATAAATATAATTTCATGGGGAGCAGAAAGAATATCCAGGAAAAGGCCGCCAGGACGGCCCTGCAACTATTAGAGAAAAATATTCTCTCTTAA
- a CDS encoding argininosuccinate synthase: MEKVVFAYSGGVDNLICIHYLQSKGFDVITFLAQLGQINYLEPLGEKAVNLGATVANIADLRRKFIHDFILPALHALAVYDNGYLLAAALSRPLIAEELVNIAEEENCKYVAHGARGIGNDHARFNNCINALNPKLKIISPLIELELKTTKDDLKYIKKHGLQIDTAKQFPYNIESNLWGVNIQLGPVGRQWSEPQRDTFIITTPMLETVDKAANIEIRFDQGTPIALDGKKMDLLEMVELLNNIGGRNAVGRIDMIENKISGEKIREIYEAPAATILYAAYSALCGLILPKEVLQFQSTVSTKYAELIYNGSCSSPLKKALDKYFQELALRITGSVKLRIYKGNLTIVERKS, encoded by the coding sequence ATGGAAAAAGTCGTCTTTGCTTATTCCGGCGGCGTGGATAACCTCATCTGCATCCACTACCTCCAGAGCAAGGGCTTTGATGTCATCACCTTCCTGGCGCAACTGGGCCAAATCAATTACCTGGAGCCGCTGGGCGAAAAGGCGGTCAACCTGGGCGCCACGGTCGCCAATATCGCCGACCTGCGCCGGAAATTCATCCACGATTTCATCCTCCCGGCCTTGCACGCCCTGGCGGTTTATGACAACGGCTATCTGCTGGCCGCGGCGCTCTCGCGCCCGTTAATCGCCGAGGAACTGGTGAATATTGCTGAGGAGGAGAACTGCAAATATGTGGCGCATGGCGCCCGGGGTATCGGTAATGACCACGCCAGATTTAATAATTGCATCAATGCCCTCAATCCCAAACTAAAAATCATCTCTCCGCTGATTGAACTGGAGCTAAAAACAACCAAGGATGACCTCAAGTATATCAAGAAACACGGGCTTCAAATAGATACCGCCAAACAGTTCCCGTACAATATAGAATCAAACCTTTGGGGCGTGAATATCCAATTGGGCCCGGTCGGACGCCAGTGGTCCGAGCCGCAGCGTGATACTTTTATTATCACCACTCCAATGTTGGAAACCGTGGACAAGGCCGCCAACATCGAAATAAGGTTTGACCAGGGAACTCCGATTGCTTTGGATGGCAAGAAGATGGATTTACTGGAAATGGTTGAGCTGCTCAACAACATCGGCGGGCGCAATGCCGTCGGCCGGATTGATATGATAGAAAACAAGATTTCCGGCGAGAAGATACGGGAAATCTACGAGGCGCCGGCCGCGACGATTCTCTACGCCGCTTATTCCGCCCTATGCGGGCTGATTCTGCCCAAGGAAGTCCTCCAGTTCCAGTCCACCGTCTCAACCAAGTATGCGGAATTAATCTATAACGGTTCTTGCTCCTCACCCCTGAAAAAGGCGCTGGATAAATATTTCCAGGAACTCGCCCTCAGAATCACCGGCTCGGTCAAACTGAGAATCTATAAAGGCAACCTGACCATCGTTGAGAGAAAATCGTAG